A portion of the Citrobacter rodentium NBRC 105723 = DSM 16636 genome contains these proteins:
- the glgA gene encoding glycogen synthase GlgA, protein MQVLHVCSEMFPLLKTGGLADVLGALPAAQIADGVDARVLLPAFPDLRRGITDAQVVTRRDTFAGKISLLFGHYNGVGIYLIDAPHLYDRPGSPYHDTNLYAYTDNVLRFALLGWVGCEMACGLDPFWRPDVVHAHDWHAGLTPAYLAARGRPARSVFTVHNLAYQGMFYAQHMNEIQLPWSFFNMHGLEFNGQISFLKAGLYYADHITAVSPTYAREITEPQFAYGMEGLLQQRHREGRLSGVLNGVDEKIWSPETDLLLASRYSRDSLEEKAENKRQLQIAMGLKVNDKVPLFAVVSRLTSQKGLDLVLEALPGLLEQGGQLALLGAGDPVLQEGFLAAAAEHPGQVGVQIGYHEAFSHRIMGGADVILVPSRFEPCGLTQLYGLKYGTLPLVRRTGGLADTVSDSSLENLADGIASGFVFEDSNAWSLLRAIRRAFVLWSRPSLWRFVQRQAMAMDFSWQVAAKSYRELYYRLK, encoded by the coding sequence ATGCAGGTTTTACACGTATGTTCGGAGATGTTCCCCCTGCTTAAAACAGGTGGTCTGGCAGATGTATTAGGCGCGTTACCTGCGGCGCAAATTGCGGATGGCGTGGATGCGCGCGTCCTGTTGCCCGCGTTTCCTGACCTTCGGCGCGGCATTACCGATGCGCAGGTGGTCACGCGGCGCGACACCTTCGCGGGTAAAATCAGCCTGCTGTTCGGGCATTACAACGGGGTGGGGATCTACCTGATTGACGCCCCGCACCTCTACGATCGTCCGGGGAGTCCGTATCACGATACCAACCTGTACGCCTATACCGACAACGTGCTGCGCTTTGCGCTGCTCGGGTGGGTAGGATGTGAAATGGCCTGCGGCCTTGACCCATTCTGGCGCCCTGACGTGGTGCACGCGCACGACTGGCACGCTGGCCTGACGCCGGCCTATCTGGCGGCGCGCGGGCGTCCGGCGAGGTCGGTCTTTACCGTCCACAACCTGGCGTATCAGGGCATGTTTTATGCACAGCATATGAATGAGATCCAGTTGCCCTGGTCGTTTTTCAATATGCATGGGCTGGAGTTCAACGGACAGATCTCCTTCCTGAAGGCCGGTCTGTATTATGCCGACCATATTACGGCGGTGAGCCCGACCTATGCGCGGGAGATTACCGAACCGCAGTTCGCCTACGGTATGGAAGGGCTGCTGCAACAGCGCCACCGCGAAGGACGCCTTTCCGGCGTGCTGAACGGCGTGGATGAAAAAATATGGAGTCCGGAAACGGACCTTTTGCTGGCCTCGCGCTACTCGCGGGACTCGCTGGAAGAGAAGGCCGAGAACAAGCGCCAGCTGCAGATTGCGATGGGGCTGAAGGTCAACGATAAAGTGCCGCTGTTCGCCGTCGTCAGCCGTCTGACCAGTCAGAAAGGGCTGGACCTGGTGCTGGAGGCGCTGCCAGGCTTACTGGAGCAGGGTGGGCAACTGGCGCTGCTCGGCGCGGGCGATCCGGTGTTGCAGGAGGGCTTTCTCGCGGCGGCGGCGGAGCATCCCGGCCAGGTGGGGGTGCAGATTGGCTATCACGAAGCCTTCTCGCACCGTATTATGGGCGGTGCGGACGTGATTCTGGTGCCGAGCCGCTTTGAGCCGTGCGGCTTAACGCAGCTGTATGGCCTGAAATACGGCACCCTGCCGCTGGTGCGGCGCACCGGCGGTCTTGCGGATACGGTGTCTGACAGTTCGCTGGAAAACCTGGCTGACGGTATCGCCAGCGGGTTTGTATTTGAGGACAGCAACGCCTGGTCACTGCTGCGGGCGATCCGCCGTGCTTTTGTGTTGTGGTCGCGACCTTCGCTCTGGCGGTTTGTGCAACGGCAAGCGATGGCGATGGATTTTAGCTGGCAGGTCGCGGCGAAGTCTTACCGCGAGCTTTACTATCGCTTGAAATAG
- the glgC gene encoding glucose-1-phosphate adenylyltransferase, whose translation MVSLEKNDRLMLARQLPLKSVALILAGGRGTRLKDLTNKRAKPAVHFGGKFRIIDFALSNCLNSGIRRIGVITQYQSHTLVQHIQRGWSFFSEEMNEFVDLLPAQQRMQGENWYRGTADAVTQNLDIIRRYKAEYVVILAGDHIYKQDYSRMLIDHVEKGARCTVACMPVPIEEASAFGVMAVDEHDKVIEFVEKPANPPAMPGDATKSLASMGIYIFDAEYLYELLEQDDANDASSHDFGKDIIPAVTKAGMAWAHPFPLSCVQSDPESEPYWRDVGTLEAYWKANLDLASVTPELDMYDQNWPIRTHMESLPPAKFVQDRSGSHGMTLNSLVSGGCIISGSVVVQSVLFPRVRVNSFCNIDSAVLLPEVWVGRSCRLRRCIIDRACVIPEGMVIGENAEEDARRFYRSEEGIVLVTRDMLRKLHVKQER comes from the coding sequence ATGGTGAGTTTAGAGAAGAACGACCGTTTAATGTTGGCGCGCCAGTTGCCGCTGAAGTCTGTTGCCCTGATCCTGGCGGGTGGACGTGGCACACGTCTGAAAGATTTAACCAACAAGCGCGCTAAACCGGCCGTTCACTTTGGCGGTAAATTCCGCATTATCGATTTTGCCTTATCAAACTGTCTTAACTCCGGGATCCGTCGCATCGGCGTAATTACGCAATATCAGTCACATACCCTGGTTCAGCATATTCAGCGCGGCTGGTCGTTTTTCAGCGAAGAGATGAACGAGTTCGTCGATCTGCTGCCCGCTCAGCAGCGTATGCAGGGAGAAAACTGGTATCGCGGCACCGCCGATGCCGTGACGCAAAACCTTGACATTATCCGCCGCTATAAAGCGGAATATGTGGTGATCCTCGCCGGCGACCACATCTATAAGCAGGACTACTCGCGTATGCTTATCGACCACGTGGAGAAGGGCGCGCGCTGTACCGTGGCCTGTATGCCGGTGCCCATTGAGGAAGCCAGCGCCTTCGGCGTGATGGCGGTGGACGAACACGACAAGGTCATTGAGTTCGTTGAAAAACCGGCGAACCCGCCAGCGATGCCGGGCGACGCCACCAAATCCCTCGCCAGTATGGGGATCTATATTTTCGACGCCGAATATTTGTACGAACTGCTGGAACAGGACGACGCTAACGACGCCTCAAGCCACGACTTCGGTAAAGATATTATTCCGGCCGTCACCAAAGCCGGTATGGCCTGGGCGCATCCTTTCCCGCTCTCCTGCGTGCAGTCCGATCCGGAATCGGAACCCTACTGGCGCGATGTCGGGACGCTTGAGGCGTACTGGAAAGCTAACCTCGATCTGGCCTCGGTCACGCCGGAGCTGGATATGTACGACCAGAACTGGCCGATTCGCACCCATATGGAGTCCTTACCGCCTGCGAAGTTCGTTCAGGATCGCTCCGGCAGCCACGGTATGACCCTGAACTCGCTGGTTTCCGGCGGCTGTATTATTTCCGGCTCGGTGGTGGTGCAGTCCGTCCTGTTCCCGCGCGTGCGGGTCAATTCATTCTGTAATATTGATTCGGCGGTGTTACTGCCGGAAGTCTGGGTGGGGCGCTCATGCCGCCTGCGCCGGTGCATTATCGATCGTGCCTGCGTTATTCCTGAAGGGATGGTGATTGGCGAAAACGCTGAAGAAGATGCCCGTCGCTTCTACCGATCCGAAGAAGGCATTGTTTTAGTTACGCGCGACATGTTGCGCAAACTGCACGTCAAACAGGAGCGATAA
- the glgX gene encoding glycogen debranching protein GlgX, producing MSQLATGNATPLGATYDGSGVNFTLFSAHAGRVELCVFDAQGNEQRYDLPARSGDIWHGYLPGARPGLRYGYRVHGPWSPAQGHLFNPAKLLIDPCARRVDGDFTDNPLFHAGYDEPDHRDNAAIAPKCVVTADRYDWEDDTPPRTPWGNTVIYEAHVKGLTCLHPQIPAEIRGTWRALGHPVMIAYFKRLGITALELLPVAHFASEPRLQRLGLSNYWGYNPVALFALHPAYACSPETALDEFRDAVKALHKAGIEVILDIVLNHSAELDLDGPLFSLRGIDNRSYYWIRDDGDYHNWTGCGNTLNLSHPQVVEYACECLRYWVETCHVDGFRFDLASVMGRTPAFRQDAPLFTAIKNCPLLSGVKLIAEPWDIGEGGYQVGNFPPPFAEWNDHFRDAMRRFWLQQNVTLGEFASRFAASSDVFKRSGRQPGASVNLVTAHDGFTLRDCVCFNQKHNEANGEENRDGTDNNHSNNHGKEGLGGTLEVVERRRDSVHALLTTLLLSQGTPMLLAGDEHGHSQHGNNNAYCQDNALTWLDWSQASDGLTEFTAALIHLRQQIPALVADRWWEEGDGNVRWLNRYAQPLSANEWQNGVRLMQILLSDRFLITINATPDVAEIVLPEGEWRAVPPFAGEDNPVITAVWPGPAHGLCVFQRG from the coding sequence ATGAGCCAACTGGCGACGGGGAACGCCACGCCTCTCGGCGCCACGTATGACGGAAGCGGCGTGAACTTCACGCTGTTTTCCGCCCATGCCGGGCGCGTTGAGCTGTGCGTGTTTGACGCGCAGGGCAACGAGCAGCGCTACGACTTGCCCGCGCGCAGCGGGGATATCTGGCACGGCTATTTACCCGGCGCGCGTCCCGGTTTGCGCTACGGCTATCGCGTGCATGGTCCGTGGTCGCCCGCGCAGGGGCATCTTTTTAATCCGGCGAAGCTGCTGATTGACCCCTGCGCGCGGCGCGTTGACGGTGATTTTACTGATAATCCGCTGTTCCATGCTGGCTATGACGAACCGGATCATCGCGATAACGCCGCCATTGCGCCGAAATGCGTGGTCACTGCCGATCGGTATGACTGGGAGGACGATACGCCGCCGCGCACGCCGTGGGGCAACACCGTCATCTATGAGGCTCACGTCAAAGGCTTAACCTGTCTGCATCCGCAGATTCCGGCGGAAATTCGCGGTACCTGGAGGGCGCTCGGTCATCCGGTGATGATTGCTTACTTTAAGCGCCTGGGGATCACCGCGCTGGAGCTGCTGCCGGTGGCGCATTTCGCCAGCGAACCGCGGTTACAGCGCCTGGGACTCTCTAACTACTGGGGCTACAACCCGGTGGCGCTGTTTGCGCTGCATCCGGCATACGCCTGTTCGCCCGAAACGGCGCTCGACGAGTTTCGCGATGCGGTGAAAGCGCTGCACAAAGCCGGTATCGAGGTCATTCTCGATATCGTGCTGAACCACAGCGCTGAGCTGGATCTGGACGGACCTCTCTTCTCTCTGCGCGGAATCGACAACCGTAGCTATTATTGGATAAGGGACGATGGCGATTACCACAACTGGACCGGCTGCGGCAACACCCTGAACCTGAGTCATCCTCAGGTAGTGGAGTACGCCTGCGAATGCCTGCGCTACTGGGTGGAAACCTGTCACGTTGATGGTTTTCGTTTTGATCTGGCGTCGGTAATGGGGCGGACCCCCGCGTTTCGTCAGGACGCGCCGCTGTTTACGGCGATCAAAAATTGTCCGCTGCTCTCCGGCGTGAAGCTGATTGCCGAACCGTGGGATATCGGCGAGGGCGGATATCAGGTCGGCAATTTTCCGCCGCCGTTTGCCGAGTGGAACGACCACTTTCGCGATGCCATGCGCCGCTTCTGGTTGCAGCAAAATGTGACGCTCGGCGAGTTCGCCAGCCGTTTTGCCGCCTCCAGCGATGTGTTTAAACGCAGCGGACGCCAGCCCGGCGCGTCGGTCAATCTGGTGACTGCCCATGATGGATTCACGCTCAGGGACTGCGTTTGTTTCAACCAGAAACACAATGAGGCAAACGGAGAGGAAAATCGGGACGGAACCGACAATAACCATAGCAATAATCATGGTAAAGAAGGGTTAGGCGGCACGCTGGAAGTGGTTGAGCGTCGGCGCGACAGCGTTCATGCCCTGCTGACGACGCTGCTGCTCTCTCAGGGGACGCCGATGCTGCTGGCTGGCGATGAACATGGTCACAGCCAGCATGGCAATAATAACGCCTACTGCCAGGACAATGCGCTGACCTGGCTGGACTGGTCGCAGGCAAGCGACGGCTTAACGGAGTTTACCGCTGCCCTGATTCATCTGCGTCAGCAAATTCCTGCGCTGGTGGCGGATCGGTGGTGGGAAGAGGGAGATGGCAATGTGCGCTGGCTGAATCGCTACGCGCAGCCATTAAGCGCAAATGAGTGGCAAAACGGCGTCAGGCTGATGCAAATCCTGCTGTCGGACCGTTTTCTTATCACCATTAATGCCACGCCTGACGTTGCAGAAATTGTATTACCCGAAGGGGAATGGCGTGCCGTTCCCCCATTTGCCGGTGAGGATAATCCGGTGATTACGGCTGTCTGGCCGGGACCTGCGCATGGACTGTGTGTGTTCCAGAGAGGATAA
- the glgB gene encoding 1,4-alpha-glucan branching enzyme, giving the protein MSVRIDRDVINALIAGHFADPFSVLGMHQTPAGLEVRALLPDATEVWVIEPKTGRKVGKLECLDSRGFFSGVLPRRKNPFRYQLAVIWHGQQNLIDDPYRFGPLIQEMDAWLLSEGTHLRPYETLGAHADTMDGVTGTRFSVWAPNARRVSVVGQFNYWDGRRHPMRLRQESGIWELFIPGAQNGQLYKYEMIDANGNLRVKADPYAFEAQMRPDTASLICGLPEKVEQTEERKKANQFDAPISIYEVHLGSWRRHTDNNFWLSYRELADQLIPYVKWMGFTHIELLPVNEHPFDGSWGYQPTGLYAPTRRFGTRDDFLYFIHAAHHAGLNVILDWVPGHFPSDDFGLAEFDGTKLYEHSDPREGYHQDWNTLIYNYGRREVSNYLVGNALYWIERFGIDALRVDAVASMIYRDYSRKEGEWIPNEFGGRENLEAIEFLRNTNRILGEQTSGAVTMAEESTDFAGVSRPQESGGLGFWYKWNLGWMHDTLDYMKLDPVYRQYHHGKLTFGMLYNYTENFVLPLSHDEVVHGKKSILDRMPGDAWQKFANLRAYYGWMWAFPGKKLLFMGNEFAQGREWNHDSSLDWHLLEGGDNWHHGVQRLVRDLNLTYRHHKALHELDFDPYGFEWLVVDDNERSVLIFVRRDKVGNEIIVASNFTPVPRHDYRFGVNQPGKWREILNTDSMHYHGSNAGNGGVVQTDDIASHGRPQSLSLSLPPLATIWLVREGE; this is encoded by the coding sequence ATGTCCGTTCGTATCGATAGAGACGTGATTAATGCGCTTATCGCAGGCCATTTTGCGGATCCTTTTTCCGTACTCGGAATGCACCAGACCCCCGCCGGACTTGAAGTCCGCGCCCTGTTACCTGACGCCACGGAAGTGTGGGTCATTGAACCGAAAACCGGACGTAAAGTCGGCAAGCTTGAATGCCTCGACTCGCGCGGTTTCTTCAGCGGCGTATTGCCGCGTCGTAAAAATCCTTTTCGCTATCAGCTTGCGGTGATCTGGCATGGTCAGCAGAACCTGATTGACGATCCCTACCGCTTTGGCCCATTGATTCAGGAGATGGATGCCTGGCTGCTGTCGGAAGGCACCCATCTGCGCCCGTATGAGACGCTCGGCGCGCATGCGGACACGATGGATGGCGTGACCGGCACCCGTTTTTCCGTCTGGGCGCCGAATGCCCGTCGTGTCTCGGTGGTCGGGCAATTCAACTACTGGGACGGTCGCCGCCACCCGATGCGCCTGCGCCAGGAGAGCGGCATCTGGGAGCTGTTTATCCCCGGCGCGCAAAACGGTCAGCTGTATAAATATGAGATGATCGACGCCAACGGCAATCTGCGCGTAAAAGCCGATCCTTACGCGTTCGAAGCGCAGATGCGCCCGGATACCGCCTCGCTGATTTGCGGACTGCCGGAAAAAGTCGAACAAACCGAGGAGCGTAAAAAAGCCAACCAGTTTGATGCGCCCATCTCCATTTATGAGGTGCATCTCGGCTCCTGGCGTCGTCATACCGACAACAACTTCTGGTTGAGCTATCGCGAACTGGCGGACCAGCTTATCCCCTACGTTAAGTGGATGGGCTTTACCCATATCGAACTGCTGCCGGTTAACGAGCACCCGTTCGACGGCAGCTGGGGCTATCAGCCTACCGGCCTGTACGCGCCGACCCGCCGCTTCGGCACCCGCGATGACTTCCTCTATTTCATTCACGCCGCGCATCATGCCGGGCTGAACGTCATTCTCGATTGGGTGCCGGGGCACTTTCCGTCAGATGATTTCGGGCTGGCGGAATTCGACGGCACGAAGCTGTACGAGCACAGCGACCCGCGGGAAGGCTATCACCAGGACTGGAACACGCTGATCTATAACTATGGTCGCCGCGAGGTCAGCAACTACCTGGTCGGCAACGCCCTGTACTGGATTGAGCGCTTCGGCATTGACGCCCTGCGCGTGGATGCGGTGGCGTCGATGATTTACCGCGACTACAGCCGCAAAGAGGGCGAGTGGATCCCGAACGAATTCGGCGGGCGCGAGAACCTCGAAGCGATCGAATTTTTACGCAACACCAACCGCATCCTTGGCGAACAGACGTCCGGCGCGGTGACGATGGCGGAAGAGTCCACCGACTTTGCCGGCGTTTCCCGCCCGCAGGAGTCGGGCGGCTTAGGCTTCTGGTACAAGTGGAATCTTGGCTGGATGCACGACACCCTGGATTATATGAAGCTGGACCCGGTTTATCGCCAGTACCATCACGGTAAGCTGACCTTCGGGATGCTCTACAACTATACCGAGAACTTTGTGCTGCCGCTGTCGCATGACGAAGTGGTCCACGGCAAGAAATCGATTCTCGACCGTATGCCGGGCGACGCCTGGCAGAAGTTCGCCAACCTGCGCGCCTATTATGGCTGGATGTGGGCGTTCCCCGGCAAGAAGCTGCTGTTTATGGGCAACGAGTTCGCCCAGGGGCGCGAGTGGAACCACGATAGCAGTCTCGACTGGCACCTGCTGGAAGGCGGCGACAACTGGCACCACGGCGTCCAGCGTCTGGTACGCGACCTTAACCTCACCTATCGCCACCATAAAGCGCTGCATGAACTTGACTTCGACCCGTATGGCTTCGAATGGCTGGTGGTGGATGACAACGAACGCTCGGTGCTGATTTTTGTGCGTCGCGATAAGGTCGGCAATGAAATTATCGTCGCCAGCAACTTCACCCCGGTGCCGCGCCACGACTATCGCTTTGGCGTCAATCAGCCGGGTAAATGGCGCGAAATCCTCAATACCGACTCAATGCACTATCACGGCAGCAATGCGGGCAACGGCGGCGTGGTGCAAACCGACGACATCGCCAGCCACGGACGCCCGCAGTCGCTGAGCCTGTCGCTGCCGCCGCTGGCGACCATCTGGCTGGTCCGGGAGGGGGAATGA
- the asd gene encoding aspartate-semialdehyde dehydrogenase: protein MKNVGFIGWRGMVGSVLMQRMVEERDFDAIRPVFFSTSQLGQAAPTFGGATGTLQDAFDLEALKALDIIVTCQGGDYTNEIYPKLRESGWQGYWIDAASSLRMKDDAIIILDPVNQNVINDGLNRGIKTFVGGNCTVSLMLMSLGGLFANDLVEWVSVATYQAASGGGARHMRELLNQMGQLHNHVADELATPASAILDIERKVTHLTRSGDLPVDNFGVPLAGSLIPWIDKQLDNGQSREEWKGQAETNKILNTASAIPVDGLCVRIGALRCHSQAFTIKLKKDVSIPTVEELLATHNPWAKVVPNDREITMRELTPAAVTGTLTTPVGRLRKLNMGPEYLSAFTVGDQLLWGAAEPLRRMLRQLA from the coding sequence ATGAAAAATGTTGGTTTTATTGGCTGGCGCGGTATGGTCGGCTCTGTTCTCATGCAACGCATGGTTGAAGAGCGCGACTTCGACGCCATTCGCCCTGTTTTCTTTTCGACGTCTCAACTGGGACAGGCTGCGCCGACGTTCGGCGGCGCTACCGGCACGCTACAGGACGCATTCGATCTTGAGGCCCTGAAGGCGCTTGATATTATTGTGACCTGCCAGGGCGGCGATTATACCAACGAAATCTACCCAAAGCTTCGTGAAAGCGGGTGGCAGGGCTACTGGATTGACGCCGCCTCCTCGCTGCGCATGAAAGACGACGCCATCATTATTCTCGATCCGGTTAACCAGAACGTTATCAACGATGGTCTGAACAGAGGCATCAAAACCTTCGTTGGGGGCAACTGTACCGTCAGCCTGATGCTGATGTCGCTGGGCGGTCTGTTTGCCAACGATCTGGTGGAGTGGGTATCCGTTGCTACTTACCAGGCGGCTTCCGGCGGCGGCGCGCGCCATATGCGCGAACTGCTCAACCAGATGGGCCAGTTGCATAACCACGTGGCGGATGAACTGGCGACCCCTGCCTCAGCAATCCTCGACATTGAACGCAAAGTAACCCACCTGACCCGCAGCGGCGATCTGCCGGTGGATAACTTTGGCGTACCGCTGGCCGGTAGTCTGATCCCGTGGATCGACAAACAGCTCGACAACGGTCAAAGCCGCGAAGAGTGGAAGGGCCAGGCGGAAACCAACAAGATTCTCAACACCGCTTCCGCGATCCCGGTTGATGGACTGTGCGTGCGCATCGGCGCGCTGCGCTGCCACAGCCAGGCTTTCACCATTAAATTGAAAAAAGATGTGTCCATTCCGACCGTGGAAGAGCTGCTGGCGACGCATAATCCGTGGGCGAAAGTGGTGCCAAACGATCGGGAGATCACCATGCGCGAGCTGACCCCGGCGGCGGTTACCGGCACGCTGACCACGCCGGTGGGGCGTCTGCGCAAACTCAATATGGGACCGGAGTATCTGTCAGCCTTTACCGTCGGCGACCAGCTGCTGTGGGGCGCGGCGGAACCGCTACGCCGGATGCTGCGCCAGCTGGCGTAA
- the yhgN gene encoding NAAT family transporter YhgN gives MNEIISAAVLLILIMDPLGNLPIFMSVLKHTEPKRRRAIMVRELFIALLLMLIFLFAGEKILAFLNLRAETVSISGGIILFLIAIKMIFPSASGNSAGLPAGEEPFIVPLAIPLVAGPTILATLMLLSHQYPNQMGHLVIALLLAWGGTFAILMQSSLFLRLLGEKGVNALERLMGLILVMMATQMFLDGIRMWMKG, from the coding sequence ATGAATGAAATTATATCAGCGGCAGTTTTATTGATTTTGATTATGGATCCGCTCGGAAATCTGCCCATTTTCATGTCCGTACTGAAGCATACCGAACCCAAACGCCGCCGGGCGATTATGGTTCGCGAGCTGTTTATTGCGCTGCTGCTGATGCTGATTTTTCTTTTCGCGGGCGAGAAAATTCTGGCGTTTCTTAACCTGCGCGCCGAAACGGTATCCATCTCCGGCGGCATTATTCTGTTTCTGATCGCCATAAAGATGATTTTCCCCAGCGCGTCGGGCAACAGCGCGGGTTTACCGGCGGGCGAGGAGCCGTTTATCGTGCCGTTGGCGATCCCGCTGGTGGCCGGGCCGACTATCCTGGCGACGCTGATGCTGCTGTCGCATCAGTACCCTAACCAGATGGGGCATCTGGTGATCGCCCTGCTGCTGGCCTGGGGCGGCACTTTTGCCATCCTGATGCAGTCGTCGCTGTTCCTGCGCCTGCTCGGCGAGAAAGGCGTTAACGCGCTGGAGCGCCTGATGGGGTTGATCCTGGTGATGATGGCGACCCAGATGTTCCTTGATGGCATCCGGATGTGGATGAAGGGGTAA
- the gntU gene encoding gluconate transporter: MSTLTLVLTAVGSVLLLLFLVMKARMHAFVALMVVSIGAGLFSGMPLDKIAATMEKGMGGTLGFLAIVVALGAMFGKILHETGAVDQIAVKMLKSFGHSRAHYAIGLAGLICALPLFFEVAIVLLISVAFSMARHTGTNLVKLVIPLFAGVAAAAAFLLPGPAPMLLASQMHADFGWMILIGLCAAIPGMIIAGPLWGNFISRYVELRIPDDITEPHLGEGKMPSFGFSLALILLPLVLVGLKTIAARFVPEGSTAYEWFEFIGHPFTAILVACLVAIYGLAMRQGMPKDKVMEICGHALQPAGIILLVIGAGGVFKQVLVDSGVGPALGEALTGMGLPIAITCFVLAAAVRIIQGSATVACLTAVGLVTPVIEQLNFSGAQMAALSICIAGGSIVVSHVNDAGFWLFGKFTGASEAQTLKTWTMMETILGTVGAIIGMIAFQLLS; this comes from the coding sequence TTGAGTACATTAACGCTTGTTTTAACAGCAGTAGGTTCGGTTTTACTGCTGCTGTTTTTAGTAATGAAGGCGCGTATGCATGCCTTCGTTGCTTTGATGGTGGTATCTATAGGTGCAGGTCTTTTTTCCGGTATGCCGCTCGATAAAATCGCGGCGACGATGGAAAAAGGGATGGGCGGTACGCTGGGCTTCCTGGCGATAGTGGTCGCGTTAGGGGCTATGTTCGGCAAAATTTTGCATGAAACCGGTGCGGTCGATCAAATTGCCGTCAAAATGCTGAAATCTTTTGGCCACAGTCGCGCGCACTACGCGATTGGTCTGGCCGGCCTGATTTGCGCGCTGCCGCTGTTCTTTGAAGTGGCGATCGTGCTGCTGATCAGCGTTGCGTTCTCAATGGCGCGCCATACCGGCACCAATCTGGTGAAGCTGGTGATCCCGCTGTTTGCCGGGGTGGCTGCGGCTGCGGCGTTCCTGCTGCCGGGGCCTGCGCCGATGCTGCTGGCTTCGCAGATGCACGCCGATTTTGGCTGGATGATCCTGATTGGCCTGTGCGCGGCGATCCCGGGGATGATTATCGCCGGGCCGCTGTGGGGCAACTTTATCAGCCGCTACGTTGAGCTGCGTATTCCCGACGACATTACCGAACCGCATTTGGGCGAAGGCAAAATGCCCTCCTTTGGCTTCAGCCTGGCGCTGATCCTGCTGCCGCTGGTGCTGGTGGGGCTGAAAACCATCGCTGCGCGCTTCGTGCCGGAAGGCTCAACGGCTTATGAATGGTTTGAGTTTATCGGCCATCCGTTCACCGCGATCCTGGTGGCGTGCCTGGTAGCGATTTATGGCCTGGCGATGCGTCAGGGAATGCCGAAAGACAAAGTGATGGAGATCTGCGGTCACGCGCTGCAACCGGCGGGGATTATTCTGCTGGTGATCGGTGCAGGCGGCGTGTTCAAGCAGGTGCTGGTGGATTCCGGCGTCGGCCCGGCGCTGGGCGAAGCGTTAACCGGCATGGGCCTGCCGATTGCTATAACCTGCTTCGTGCTCGCGGCGGCGGTGCGTATCATTCAGGGTTCCGCGACCGTGGCCTGTCTGACGGCGGTAGGGCTGGTGACGCCGGTCATTGAACAACTGAACTTCTCCGGCGCGCAGATGGCGGCGCTGTCAATCTGCATCGCGGGTGGTTCGATTGTCGTTTCCCACGTTAACGATGCCGGTTTCTGGCTGTTCGGCAAATTCACCGGCGCGAGCGAAGCGCAAACGCTGAAGACCTGGACGATGATGGAAACCATCCTCGGCACCGTCGGCGCGATTATCGGGATGATTGCCTTCCAGCTGTTGAGTTGA
- the gntK gene encoding gluconokinase — protein sequence MSTTNHDHHVYVLMGVSGSGKSAVASEVAHQLNAAFLDGDFLHPRRNIEKMASGEPLNDDDRKPWLQALNDAAFAMQRTNKVSLIVCSALKKHYRDLLRDGNPNLSFIYLKGDFDVIESRLKARKGHFFKTQMLVTQFDTLQEPGADETDVLVVDIDQPLDGVVASTIEAINKRQ from the coding sequence TTGAGCACGACTAACCATGATCACCACGTTTACGTTCTGATGGGCGTATCGGGCAGCGGCAAATCCGCCGTTGCAAGCGAAGTGGCGCATCAGCTTAATGCCGCGTTTCTTGATGGCGATTTTCTTCATCCGCGTCGCAATATTGAGAAAATGGCCTCTGGCGAACCGCTGAATGATGATGACCGTAAGCCGTGGCTGCAGGCGCTGAACGACGCCGCGTTTGCCATGCAGCGTACCAACAAGGTTTCGCTGATCGTCTGTTCCGCGCTGAAAAAACACTATCGCGATCTCCTGCGCGACGGAAATCCGAATCTCTCTTTCATCTACCTGAAAGGCGATTTCGACGTCATTGAAAGCCGACTGAAAGCGCGTAAAGGTCACTTCTTTAAAACCCAGATGCTGGTGACGCAGTTCGATACGTTGCAGGAGCCGGGTGCGGATGAAACAGACGTGCTGGTGGTGGATATCGATCAGCCGCTGGACGGTGTGGTTGCGAGCACCATTGAGGCTATTAACAAAAGGCAGTAA